A window of Fundidesulfovibrio soli contains these coding sequences:
- a CDS encoding CheR family methyltransferase has translation MEQHEKEQLEIDLFLEGVFRRYGYDFRNYARASLQRRMRGLMAATGHSSVIEMLPKVFSDRDFLVRVVDALSINVTEMFRDPPFFLALREKVVPYLKTYPFIKVWHAGCASGEEVYSLAILFKEEGIYDRTTFFATDFNAGTLEKAKAGIYPLDTMKKFAGNYLAGGGKAALSDYFHAEYDSAIIDGSLKKNVTFAMHNLATDGVFGEMHLILCRNVLIYFDAQLQCRVTALFDDSLVHGGILALGSKETLRFTELADYYDLLDEKWRLYKKTGTAHQAAHWGTPT, from the coding sequence GTGGAACAGCACGAAAAGGAACAGCTGGAGATCGACCTCTTCCTGGAAGGGGTCTTCCGCCGTTACGGATACGACTTCCGCAACTACGCCCGGGCGTCCCTGCAGCGGCGCATGCGGGGGCTCATGGCCGCCACGGGCCACTCGAGCGTCATCGAAATGCTGCCCAAGGTCTTCTCGGACAGGGACTTCCTGGTGCGCGTGGTGGACGCCCTCTCCATCAACGTCACCGAGATGTTCCGGGACCCGCCCTTTTTCCTGGCCCTGCGCGAGAAGGTGGTGCCCTACCTCAAGACCTACCCCTTCATCAAAGTCTGGCACGCCGGGTGCGCCAGCGGGGAGGAGGTGTACTCCCTGGCCATCCTCTTCAAGGAGGAAGGCATCTACGACCGCACGACCTTCTTCGCCACGGACTTCAACGCCGGCACCCTGGAGAAGGCCAAGGCGGGCATCTACCCCCTGGACACCATGAAAAAGTTCGCCGGCAACTACCTTGCCGGGGGCGGCAAGGCCGCCCTGTCCGACTATTTCCACGCCGAGTACGACAGCGCCATCATCGACGGCTCGCTGAAGAAGAACGTGACCTTCGCCATGCACAATCTCGCCACGGACGGCGTCTTCGGGGAGATGCACCTGATCCTGTGCCGCAACGTGCTCATCTACTTCGACGCCCAGCTGCAATGCAGGGTGACCGCCCTCTTCGACGACAGCCTCGTGCACGGCGGCATCCTGGCCCTGGGCAGCAAGGAGACCCTGCGCTTTACCGAGCTGGCGGACTACTACGACCTGCTGGACGAGAAATGGCGGCTCTACAAGAAAACCGGCACCGCCCACCAGGCCGCGCACTGGGGGACGCCCACGTGA
- a CDS encoding chemotaxis protein CheB, giving the protein MSPGRRMQAVVMGASAGGWSAFSRILMALPGDYPLPVAMVLHVHPVQGDDYPLHMAPGRSIPVRPAQDKDPFLPGTVYFAPPDYHLLIDWDRTLSLSADPKVCYSRPSIDVLFESAASVYGPGLLGVLLTGASSDGTQGVKRINELGGLTVVQDPDTAEHPAMPRSAVTHASPWRVLGLDAITQLLLDLAQGPRPAFLDLESGASAPERSRP; this is encoded by the coding sequence GTGAGCCCGGGGCGCAGGATGCAGGCGGTGGTCATGGGGGCCTCGGCCGGGGGATGGTCCGCCTTCTCCCGCATCCTCATGGCCCTCCCGGGCGACTACCCGCTGCCCGTGGCCATGGTGCTGCACGTTCACCCCGTGCAAGGGGACGACTACCCCCTGCACATGGCCCCGGGGCGGAGCATCCCCGTGCGCCCCGCGCAGGATAAGGACCCCTTCCTGCCGGGCACGGTCTACTTCGCGCCGCCGGATTACCACCTGCTCATCGATTGGGACCGGACCCTCTCCCTCTCGGCGGACCCCAAGGTCTGCTACTCCCGGCCATCCATCGACGTGCTCTTCGAGAGCGCGGCATCGGTCTACGGCCCCGGGCTGCTGGGCGTCCTGCTCACCGGAGCCAGCAGCGACGGCACGCAGGGGGTCAAACGCATCAACGAGCTGGGCGGCCTGACAGTGGTTCAGGACCCGGACACGGCCGAACATCCCGCCATGCCGCGCTCCGCCGTCACCCACGCATCACCCTGGCGCGTGCTCGGCCTGGACGCCATCACGCAATTGCTGCTCGATCTGGCCCAGGGGCCACGTCCAGCTTTCCTTGATCTTGAGAGTGGGGCGTCAGCGCCCGAAAGGAGCCGCCCGTGA
- a CDS encoding response regulator: MTSTPKILIVDDKPENLIALESVLAPLGAAILKATTGDEALRLSLRNSFALAILDVQMPVMDGFEIARLLRLDMASRNTPIIFLSAVYSDDYHQFLGYRSGAVDFITKPFNPEFLLQKVNVFLEMYKSNAALKQSKEQLEGLLDAQQRTNTALQKEIARRIAIENQLQAAKRQAETLSRAKSEFLATMSHEIRTPLNGIMGMLQLAQSLPMDAELRDYVDNALSSSRSLLRILSDILDISKVEAGMLELVDEEFDLEEVIRPIVASFCDTAAGKGIGYEVRVAPGVPARLMGDPSRMRQILFNLVGNAIKFTTSGHVLLDMYTLPHCPRQDYVNLHFSVTDTGIGIPEDKVAHIFGMFTQVEGSYSRRFGGTGLGLAIVRQLVNLMGGTLSIATELGHGTEMHVTLPLRAKLEPAQAAKTAARACCPSEKPGNRVLVVEDESMNRLTAVRFLQHLGFESVGVSDGQQALDILTRSRFDVVLMDIQMPEMDGLEATRRLRAGGTINRDVPVVALTAHAMSGDRDRFLAAGMDEYLTKPMEMQALREVLTRLLPGAPGQCAPAGQQG; the protein is encoded by the coding sequence GTGACGTCAACGCCCAAAATCCTCATCGTGGACGACAAGCCCGAGAACCTGATCGCGCTGGAGAGCGTACTGGCCCCCCTGGGTGCGGCCATCCTGAAAGCCACCACCGGCGACGAGGCTCTGCGCCTCTCCCTGCGGAACTCCTTCGCCCTGGCCATTCTGGACGTGCAGATGCCGGTGATGGACGGTTTCGAGATCGCCCGCCTGCTTCGGCTGGACATGGCGTCCAGGAACACGCCCATCATTTTCCTCTCGGCGGTCTACTCCGACGACTACCACCAGTTCCTGGGGTACCGCTCCGGCGCGGTGGACTTCATCACCAAGCCCTTCAACCCCGAGTTCCTGCTCCAGAAGGTCAACGTCTTCCTGGAGATGTACAAGAGCAATGCGGCCCTCAAGCAGAGCAAGGAGCAGCTGGAAGGCCTCCTGGACGCGCAACAGCGCACCAACACGGCCCTCCAGAAGGAGATCGCCCGGCGCATCGCCATCGAGAACCAGCTCCAGGCCGCCAAACGCCAGGCCGAGACGCTCAGCCGCGCCAAGAGCGAGTTCCTGGCCACCATGAGCCACGAGATCCGCACGCCCCTGAACGGCATCATGGGCATGCTCCAGCTGGCCCAGTCCCTGCCCATGGACGCCGAGCTCAGGGACTACGTGGACAACGCCCTCTCATCCAGCAGGAGCCTGCTGCGCATCCTCTCGGACATCCTGGACATCTCCAAGGTGGAGGCGGGCATGCTCGAACTGGTCGACGAGGAGTTCGACCTGGAGGAGGTCATCCGGCCCATCGTGGCATCCTTCTGCGACACCGCGGCAGGCAAAGGCATCGGCTACGAAGTCCGGGTGGCCCCGGGGGTGCCCGCCCGCCTGATGGGCGACCCGAGCCGCATGCGCCAGATTCTGTTCAACCTCGTGGGCAACGCCATCAAGTTCACCACTTCAGGCCACGTCCTGCTGGATATGTACACCCTTCCGCATTGCCCCCGGCAGGACTACGTGAACCTGCACTTCAGCGTGACGGATACGGGCATCGGCATCCCCGAGGACAAGGTGGCCCACATCTTCGGCATGTTCACGCAGGTGGAGGGAAGCTACAGCAGGCGATTCGGCGGCACGGGCCTCGGCCTGGCCATCGTGCGGCAGTTGGTGAATCTCATGGGGGGCACCCTGAGCATAGCCACCGAGCTGGGCCACGGCACCGAGATGCACGTCACCCTGCCTCTGCGCGCCAAGCTGGAGCCGGCTCAGGCCGCAAAGACGGCAGCCCGGGCCTGCTGCCCGTCGGAAAAGCCCGGCAACCGGGTGCTCGTGGTGGAGGACGAAAGCATGAACCGCCTGACCGCCGTGCGCTTCCTGCAGCACCTCGGCTTCGAATCCGTGGGCGTGTCGGACGGCCAGCAGGCGCTTGACATCCTGACCCGAAGCCGCTTCGACGTGGTGCTCATGGACATTCAGATGCCGGAGATGGACGGATTGGAAGCCACCCGGCGCCTGCGCGCGGGCGGCACCATCAACCGCGACGTGCCGGTGGTGGCGCTCACCGCTCACGCCATGTCCGGCGACAGGGACAGGTTCCTGGCTGCGGGGATGGACGAATATCTGACCAAACCCATGGAGATGCAGGCCCTGCGGGAGGTGCTCACCAGGCTGTTGCCCGGAGCCCCGGGACAGTGCGCCCCGGCCGGGCAGCAAGGCTGA
- a CDS encoding diguanylate cyclase domain-containing protein codes for MTTQPTKNQHVGNDARDKILLVDDRSENLTALACVLSALDVTCVNALGGEEALRAALNESFALAIVDVRMPGMDGYELATLLRTQRENRAMPIIFLTAAAYDEHHVFKGYTSGAVDFLYKPVNADILLGKVAVFLELHRQRKELAEKVEELTRIKDELERANYALLRMSMADGLTGLHNRRCLDETLEREWRRAAREGRPVSLVMADIDGFKPYNDFYGHLEGDNCLREVARLLSGTARRPADFVARFGGEEFAMVLPGTDHEGAMELADEVLARVRMLAIPHAGSVVDGVRHVTLSLGVATARPSEESNPQHLLDAADKALYEAKRGGRDRAFGVRCVMDGPSCRCEWD; via the coding sequence ATGACGACGCAACCGACCAAGAACCAACACGTCGGGAATGACGCGCGGGACAAGATCCTGCTTGTGGACGACAGGAGCGAAAACCTGACGGCCCTGGCCTGCGTGCTTTCCGCGCTGGACGTCACCTGCGTGAACGCGCTGGGAGGGGAGGAGGCCCTGCGCGCCGCCCTCAACGAGAGTTTCGCCCTGGCCATCGTGGACGTGCGCATGCCAGGCATGGACGGCTACGAGCTGGCGACCCTCTTGCGGACCCAGCGCGAGAACCGGGCCATGCCCATCATCTTCCTGACCGCCGCCGCCTATGACGAGCACCACGTGTTCAAGGGCTACACCTCCGGCGCGGTGGACTTCCTGTACAAGCCGGTCAACGCCGACATCCTGCTGGGCAAGGTCGCCGTGTTTCTGGAGCTGCACAGGCAGCGCAAGGAGCTTGCCGAAAAGGTGGAGGAACTCACCCGGATCAAGGATGAGCTGGAGCGGGCCAACTACGCGCTGCTGCGCATGTCCATGGCCGACGGCCTGACCGGGTTGCACAACCGCCGCTGCCTCGACGAGACCCTGGAGCGCGAATGGCGCCGGGCCGCCCGGGAGGGCAGGCCCGTTTCGCTGGTCATGGCCGACATCGACGGCTTCAAGCCCTACAACGACTTCTATGGCCACCTGGAGGGAGACAACTGCCTGCGCGAGGTGGCCAGGTTGCTCTCGGGGACGGCCAGGCGCCCGGCGGACTTCGTGGCCCGGTTCGGAGGCGAGGAGTTCGCCATGGTGCTGCCCGGCACGGACCACGAGGGGGCGATGGAGCTGGCCGACGAGGTGCTGGCCAGGGTGCGCATGCTGGCGATCCCTCATGCCGGGTCCGTGGTGGACGGCGTGCGGCACGTGACCCTGAGCCTCGGCGTGGCCACGGCCCGCCCCAGTGAGGAGTCCAACCCGCAACACCTGCTGGACGCCGCGGACAAGGCCCTCTACGAGGCCAAGCGGGGCGGCCGCGACAGGGCCTTCGGCGTCCGCTGCGTCATGGACGGCCCCTCCTGCCGCTGCGAGTGGGACTGA
- a CDS encoding sigma 54-interacting transcriptional regulator — translation MDTIAFIALHGGMLETARQVFAGVHDDIRLAEGLMDGAAETAAKLAAAGVEVVISRGATARCIQQALPDLSVVDISTSSMDLLTALHKARARAERIAVVAFPPMSDGAREMGAMLGVEVSVYGWDSQEGIAPALMRAREDGAGIVVGGYITALIASRLGVPCQPVESGAQSILAAAREAKRIAHGRRVEKAKSQLMRAVLTSTDNGILAVDRRGVVTVLNPVAGRLLRMTEADAVGRPVGEVWARSGLERLLETGQGQAGQVERVFDQEIMCARTAINVRGETVGAVATFHDVRQIQKMEATVRKRILASGHVAASRFQDIRGESPALRQALAMGADYARTSATVLIHGETGTGKELFAQGIHNASARRGGPFVAVNCAALPGQLLESELFGYVPGAFTGASQKGKPGLFELAHGGTIFLDEIAEMDLPTQGRLLRVLQEKKVMRLGSDQVIPVDVRVVAATNKDLGRLVAAGAFRDDLFYRLNVLRLRLPPLRSRREDIPGLAAHFLEQASGHRAHQQGYKLEDGALAALQAHAWPGNVRELQNVMARVVAVHRDQAITGALIHSLLDAPPAGSGPAEPASAAQTPRHPEQERIREALERCGGRVCEAARELGVSRSTLWRRMRGLKSPPGR, via the coding sequence ATGGACACCATCGCCTTCATCGCCTTGCACGGGGGCATGCTCGAAACCGCCAGGCAGGTCTTCGCCGGGGTCCACGACGACATCCGCCTGGCCGAGGGGCTCATGGACGGCGCGGCCGAGACCGCCGCGAAGCTGGCCGCAGCCGGGGTGGAGGTGGTCATCTCCCGTGGGGCCACGGCCCGGTGCATCCAGCAGGCCCTGCCGGACCTCTCCGTGGTGGACATCTCCACCTCCAGCATGGACCTGCTCACCGCCCTGCACAAGGCCAGGGCCCGCGCGGAGCGAATCGCGGTTGTGGCCTTCCCGCCCATGTCCGACGGCGCGCGGGAGATGGGGGCCATGCTCGGCGTGGAGGTGTCCGTCTACGGATGGGATTCCCAGGAGGGCATCGCCCCGGCGCTGATGCGCGCCAGGGAGGACGGAGCCGGGATCGTGGTGGGGGGCTACATCACGGCGCTCATCGCCTCGCGTCTCGGCGTGCCCTGCCAGCCCGTGGAGAGCGGGGCGCAGAGCATATTGGCCGCCGCCCGGGAGGCCAAGCGCATCGCCCACGGCCGCAGGGTGGAGAAGGCCAAGAGCCAGCTCATGCGCGCGGTGCTCACCTCAACGGACAACGGCATCCTGGCAGTGGACCGGCGCGGGGTGGTCACGGTGCTCAACCCCGTGGCGGGCAGGCTCCTGCGCATGACCGAGGCCGACGCCGTGGGCCGCCCGGTGGGCGAGGTCTGGGCCCGCTCCGGGCTCGAGCGCCTGCTGGAGACGGGCCAGGGCCAGGCCGGCCAGGTGGAGCGGGTGTTCGACCAGGAGATCATGTGCGCGCGCACCGCCATCAACGTGCGCGGGGAGACCGTGGGCGCGGTGGCCACCTTCCACGACGTGCGCCAGATCCAGAAGATGGAGGCCACGGTGCGCAAGCGCATCCTGGCCTCGGGCCACGTGGCGGCCTCGCGCTTCCAGGACATCCGGGGCGAGAGCCCGGCCTTGCGCCAGGCCCTGGCCATGGGCGCGGATTATGCCCGAACTTCGGCCACGGTGCTCATCCACGGCGAAACCGGCACCGGCAAGGAGCTTTTCGCCCAGGGCATCCACAATGCCAGCGCCAGGCGGGGCGGCCCCTTCGTGGCCGTGAACTGCGCTGCCCTGCCCGGCCAGCTGCTGGAGAGCGAGCTGTTCGGCTACGTGCCCGGGGCTTTCACCGGGGCCAGCCAGAAGGGCAAGCCCGGCCTCTTCGAGCTGGCCCACGGGGGCACCATCTTCCTGGACGAGATCGCGGAGATGGACCTGCCCACCCAGGGCAGGCTCCTGCGCGTGCTGCAGGAGAAAAAGGTCATGCGCCTGGGCAGCGACCAGGTGATCCCCGTGGACGTGCGCGTGGTGGCCGCCACCAACAAGGACCTGGGCCGCCTCGTGGCCGCCGGGGCCTTCCGCGACGACCTCTTCTACCGCCTGAACGTGCTGCGCCTGCGCCTGCCGCCCCTGCGCTCCCGCCGGGAGGACATCCCCGGCCTGGCGGCGCACTTTCTGGAGCAGGCCTCGGGGCACAGGGCCCACCAGCAAGGCTACAAACTGGAGGATGGCGCGCTGGCGGCGCTGCAGGCCCATGCCTGGCCCGGCAACGTGCGCGAACTCCAGAACGTCATGGCCCGGGTGGTGGCCGTGCATCGCGATCAGGCCATAACAGGCGCGTTGATACACAGCCTCCTGGACGCCCCCCCCGCCGGGAGCGGCCCGGCAGAGCCCGCTTCGGCGGCGCAAACCCCGCGGCACCCCGAGCAGGAGCGCATCCGCGAGGCGCTGGAGCGTTGCGGCGGAAGGGTCTGCGAGGCGGCCAGGGAGCTGGGCGTCAGCCGCTCCACGCTGTGGCGCAGGATGCGCGGGCTGAAGAGCCCGCCAGGGCGATGA
- a CDS encoding anion permease — protein sequence MKLDWKAVLPLAIGVILWFVPTPQGLQPYAWQYFALFVAVIAALVIEPIPAAAAGLMGVTLAAALNLVPATADKAPTTADAVRWALSGFSNGTVWLIFVAFMFAMGYEKTGLGKRIALLLIKTLGKSTLGLGYAVALADLALAPFTPSNTARSGGVIFPIIKNIPPLYGSTPESGARKIGGYLMWTALATTCITSTMFLTALAPNLLALSLLEKTTKLTIGWTEWFVHLAPACILLFLATPFLVYVIYPPEIKRSEDAPKWAGEELAKMGSITAKELTMAGLAVFALLLWIFGGKLFDATIVALMALSLMILTKVVTWDDITSHKTAWNVLCWFGTLVALADGLGKVGFLKWFAALAAGAMSGFSVNALMVALVLLFFFIHYMFASLTAHTTALLPVILATAMGIPGIPMKTFSILICATLGLMGILTPYATGPSPVYYGCGYITRKEFWTLGFVFGVIFIAALVGIDFPYMLMLKP from the coding sequence ATGAAACTCGACTGGAAGGCCGTCCTGCCGCTGGCCATAGGAGTGATCCTGTGGTTCGTCCCCACTCCCCAGGGCCTGCAGCCCTACGCATGGCAGTATTTCGCCCTGTTCGTGGCCGTCATCGCGGCGCTGGTCATCGAGCCCATCCCGGCGGCCGCAGCCGGGCTCATGGGCGTGACCCTGGCCGCGGCGCTCAACCTGGTGCCCGCCACGGCCGACAAGGCCCCCACCACGGCCGACGCCGTGCGCTGGGCCCTCTCGGGCTTCTCCAACGGCACGGTCTGGCTCATCTTCGTGGCCTTCATGTTCGCCATGGGCTACGAAAAAACCGGCCTGGGCAAACGCATCGCACTGCTGCTCATCAAGACCCTGGGCAAGAGCACCCTGGGCCTGGGCTATGCGGTCGCCCTGGCCGACCTGGCCCTGGCCCCCTTCACGCCCTCCAACACCGCGCGCAGCGGCGGCGTGATCTTCCCCATCATCAAGAACATCCCGCCGCTCTACGGCTCCACGCCCGAGAGCGGAGCCCGGAAGATCGGCGGCTACCTGATGTGGACGGCCCTGGCCACCACCTGCATCACCAGCACCATGTTCCTCACGGCCCTGGCGCCCAACCTGCTGGCCCTTTCGCTGCTGGAGAAGACCACCAAGCTGACCATCGGCTGGACCGAGTGGTTCGTGCACCTGGCCCCCGCCTGCATCCTGCTCTTCCTGGCCACGCCCTTCCTGGTCTACGTGATCTATCCGCCCGAGATCAAACGCAGCGAGGACGCCCCCAAGTGGGCCGGCGAGGAGCTGGCCAAGATGGGCTCCATCACCGCCAAGGAGCTGACCATGGCCGGCCTGGCCGTGTTCGCCCTGCTGCTGTGGATATTCGGCGGCAAGCTCTTCGACGCCACCATCGTGGCCCTGATGGCCCTTTCGCTGATGATCCTGACCAAGGTGGTCACCTGGGACGACATCACCAGCCACAAGACCGCCTGGAACGTGCTCTGCTGGTTCGGCACCCTGGTGGCCCTGGCCGACGGCCTGGGCAAGGTGGGCTTCCTGAAGTGGTTCGCGGCCCTGGCCGCGGGGGCCATGTCCGGCTTCTCGGTCAACGCCCTGATGGTGGCCCTGGTGCTGCTGTTCTTCTTCATCCACTACATGTTCGCCAGCCTCACGGCGCACACCACGGCGCTCCTGCCCGTGATCCTGGCCACGGCCATGGGCATCCCCGGCATCCCCATGAAGACCTTCTCCATCCTGATCTGCGCCACGCTCGGCCTCATGGGCATTCTCACGCCCTACGCCACCGGCCCGAGCCCCGTGTATTACGGATGCGGCTACATAACCCGCAAGGAGTTCTGGACCCTCGGCTTCGTCTTCGGCGTCATCTTCATCGCGGCGCTGGTGGGCATCGACTTCCCCTACATGCTCATGCTCAAGCCCTAG
- the mdh gene encoding malate dehydrogenase, with protein sequence MNGKITVFGAGNVGGAVTRRLIERKLCKKVVLVDRSPGKAQGIALDILEASPVDLLEPVCVSGEDLEQTRNSDIVVITAGATRKEGMTRDDLLKINAEIVRECVTKAAMYSPYAFYIIVSNPLNVMCHVAMQAGQIPRTRITGMAGILDASRFQYFISKELNVSVENVQAMVLGEHGEDMVPVPRYSTVAGIPLPELMPAEKLEELVARTRDGGAEIIRLMHTSAFYAPASAVTQMVAAVVMDKKKILPCTAYLTGEYGISGAFVGVPVKLGANGVEEIREIELTGDERAALARSAEKIKAQLAAIGLTC encoded by the coding sequence ATGAACGGAAAGATCACCGTGTTCGGAGCGGGCAACGTGGGCGGAGCCGTGACCCGCAGGCTCATCGAGCGCAAGCTCTGCAAGAAGGTCGTGCTGGTGGACCGCAGCCCCGGCAAGGCCCAGGGCATCGCCCTGGACATCCTGGAGGCCAGCCCCGTGGACCTCCTGGAGCCGGTCTGCGTCTCCGGGGAGGACCTGGAGCAGACCAGGAACTCCGACATCGTGGTCATCACGGCCGGGGCCACCCGCAAGGAGGGCATGACCCGCGACGACCTGCTCAAGATCAACGCGGAGATCGTGCGCGAGTGCGTGACCAAGGCGGCCATGTACAGCCCCTACGCCTTCTACATCATCGTGAGCAACCCGCTCAACGTGATGTGCCACGTGGCCATGCAGGCCGGGCAGATACCCCGCACGCGCATCACCGGCATGGCCGGAATCCTGGACGCCAGCCGCTTCCAGTACTTCATCTCCAAGGAGCTGAACGTCTCGGTGGAGAACGTGCAGGCCATGGTGCTGGGCGAGCACGGGGAGGACATGGTGCCCGTGCCCCGCTACTCCACCGTGGCCGGCATCCCCCTGCCGGAGCTGATGCCCGCGGAGAAGCTGGAGGAGCTGGTGGCCAGGACCCGCGACGGCGGGGCCGAGATCATCCGGCTGATGCACACCAGCGCCTTCTACGCCCCGGCCTCGGCCGTGACGCAGATGGTGGCCGCCGTGGTCATGGACAAGAAAAAGATCCTGCCCTGCACGGCCTACCTCACCGGGGAGTACGGCATCTCCGGAGCCTTCGTGGGCGTGCCCGTGAAGCTCGGGGCCAACGGCGTGGAGGAGATCAGGGAGATCGAGCTCACCGGCGACGAGCGCGCGGCCCTGGCCCGTAGCGCGGAGAAGATCAAGGCCCAGCTGGCCGCCATCGGCCTCACCTGCTGA
- the ttdA gene encoding L(+)-tartrate dehydratase subunit alpha, translating to MDKQEARRSLTEIMAKFTGYVGKRLPQDVLDKLAQLREGEDSPLARVVYDSMFENQEAADKLDRPCCQDTGVIEYFVTAGADFPLLGELRGILGEAVRQATKDAPLRHNAVETFVEKNTGDNTGTRVPWIEWDIVPGDSVTIEVYMAGGGCSLPGAAKVLMPSAGYEGVVQFVFDVITSYGVNACPPLLVGVGVSTSVETAAMLSKKAILRPIGTRNPNPQAAEMEQLLEKGLNDVGLGPQGLSGKSSVLGVHIENSARHPSTIGVGVSVGCWAHRRGTIRIAPDLSYEILSHKEAVL from the coding sequence ATGGACAAGCAAGAGGCCAGACGGTCCCTGACGGAGATCATGGCCAAGTTCACGGGATACGTGGGCAAGCGCCTGCCCCAGGACGTGCTGGACAAGCTGGCGCAACTGCGCGAAGGCGAGGACAGCCCCCTGGCGCGCGTGGTCTACGACTCCATGTTCGAGAACCAGGAGGCCGCCGACAAGCTCGACCGCCCCTGCTGCCAGGATACCGGCGTCATCGAATACTTCGTGACGGCCGGAGCGGACTTCCCCCTGCTGGGCGAGCTGCGCGGGATCCTGGGCGAGGCGGTGCGCCAGGCCACCAAGGACGCCCCCCTGCGCCACAACGCTGTTGAGACCTTCGTGGAGAAGAACACCGGCGACAACACCGGCACCCGCGTGCCCTGGATCGAGTGGGACATCGTCCCGGGCGATTCGGTCACCATCGAGGTGTACATGGCGGGCGGCGGCTGCAGCCTACCGGGCGCGGCCAAGGTGCTCATGCCCTCGGCCGGCTACGAGGGCGTCGTGCAGTTCGTGTTCGACGTGATCACCTCCTACGGGGTCAACGCCTGCCCGCCCCTGCTGGTGGGCGTGGGCGTCTCCACCTCGGTGGAGACTGCGGCCATGCTCTCCAAGAAGGCCATCCTGCGGCCCATCGGCACCCGCAACCCCAACCCCCAGGCGGCCGAGATGGAGCAGCTGCTGGAGAAGGGCCTCAACGACGTGGGCCTCGGCCCCCAGGGCCTCTCCGGCAAGTCCTCGGTGCTGGGGGTGCACATCGAGAACTCGGCCAGGCACCCCTCCACCATCGGCGTGGGCGTGTCCGTGGGCTGCTGGGCCCACCGGCGGGGCACCATCCGCATCGCCCCGGACCTGTCCTACGAAATCCTCTCGCACAAGGAGGCCGTGCTGTGA
- the ttdB gene encoding L(+)-tartrate dehydratase subunit beta → MKKILNTPISSEDIASLRVGDVVFLNGHIVTCRDVGHRRLIELGRELPVDLKGLAIFHAGPIVVKDGDGWKMISIGPTTSMRMERFEDEFIERTGVKLIVGKGGMGPKTAEACKKHKALHAVFPGGCAVLAATEVEEIERVEWEDLGMPEALWVCRVKEFGPLIISIDTEGNNLFEENKARYNESKGPIIEEINRQVRFIK, encoded by the coding sequence GTGAAAAAGATCCTCAACACGCCCATCTCCAGCGAGGACATCGCCTCGCTGCGTGTGGGCGACGTGGTCTTCCTGAACGGCCACATAGTCACCTGCCGCGACGTGGGCCACCGCCGCCTCATCGAGCTGGGCCGGGAGCTGCCCGTGGACCTCAAGGGCCTGGCCATCTTCCACGCCGGTCCCATCGTGGTGAAGGACGGCGACGGCTGGAAGATGATCTCCATCGGCCCCACCACCAGCATGCGCATGGAGCGCTTCGAGGATGAATTCATCGAGCGCACCGGGGTCAAGCTCATCGTGGGCAAGGGCGGCATGGGCCCCAAGACCGCCGAGGCCTGCAAAAAGCACAAGGCCCTGCACGCCGTGTTCCCCGGCGGCTGCGCCGTGCTGGCCGCCACCGAGGTGGAGGAGATCGAGCGCGTGGAATGGGAGGACCTGGGTATGCCCGAGGCGCTCTGGGTCTGCCGCGTGAAGGAGTTCGGCCCCCTGATCATCTCCATCGACACCGAAGGCAACAACCTCTTCGAGGAGAACAAGGCCCGCTATAACGAGAGCAAGGGCCCCATCATCGAGGAGATCAACCGCCAGGTCCGCTTCATCAAATAG